The stretch of DNA CTAGAGCAGCAATCAGAGCGTATTCACGAACACCGGCAGGTAGCGTTAGATCGCTAAAGTTCCCAATACATCCACGCAAAACCTTATCGTTTCCCTGCTTTATGTTCCACGTAACAAATAAAGGGCACTTTTCGGTCACCACATTCGAGTCGTTTTCCAGAGTAAGCTTCCACTTGGAGAACGGAATTGGGTCCGTTTTGTGCAATTTTGAGTACAGAGTCTCAAATGCGTAGGCCGTATACGTTTTAACTGAACTCATAATAAATATCCGAGCCACAATTAATTTATCatctatttttttttccacgaTGTCCGCCATCTCCAAGACTCTGAAGACCACGCCTTCCAGCCAAGTTCTGAGCGTTGCTGCCGGCTGTTTCTGGGGTGTTGAGTATCTCTACAAGAAGCATTTCAAAGACCAGATCATTGATACAAAGGTTGGTTACGCTAACGGAACTGCCTCAAACCCCGACTACAAACTGGTTTGCACTGGATCCACTAATCATGCAGAGACTTTACAAGTTTCCTTCGAGCCTTCCAAGGTGTCCTACAGAACACTAGTGGATTTCTTCTTTGTGATGCACGACCCAACGACTGTTGACGCCCAGGGCCCAGATATCGGCACCCAGTATCGTTCTGCCATCTTCACTCATAGCgaagagcaagaaaaaatagCCAAGGAAGCTCTGGAGTACGCGCAGAAAAAGTGGTACCCTAACGACAAGATTGTTACTAAAATCGAGCCAATCAAAACGTTTTGGGACGCTGAAGAGTACCACCAGCAGTACTTGATCAAAAATCCAGAGCGCCACCTGTGCCCTACACATTTCATCAGAACGACTCCAAAATAAAGCTAAAATAAATTTAGGAACATCCGTACACCGGATTGTAGCGATACTGTAAAATACGCTTAAAAGCGATAGGAAGTAGTCAAAATTATTTAAGTGCAATCCGTAATGGTTGCGAAAAATGTGGCAGTGAGCCtccaggagcagcagaaagCGCTCGAGGATGCGACGACAGTGATCCGTCAGCAGATCTCGCTCATGAAAAAGTGTCTGGCCACGAAGAACAAGTTCATGGACGCCCTCAAGCACGCTTCGACCTTTCTCAACGAATTGCGGACCGGTGtgctttctccaaagcagTACTACGAATTGTACATTATGGTCTTTGATGGACTGGAAATCTTGGCCGAGCACCTGAAAACTAACCATCCAAATAATCACCTAGCAGATTTATATGAATTGGTACAATATGCTGGCAATATCATACCCAGATTGTATTTGATGATAACTGTGGGAACAGTGTATATGTCGATTCCGGATGCTCCGCTCAAGGAGATCATGAAGGACATGATGGAGATGTGTCGTGGTGTGCAGCATCCAATTCGTGGTTTGTTTTTACGGTACTATCTTTCGCAGAGGACTAAGGATCTACTGCCTACAAAGTTTGTTTCGGACAAGGAGGAGTCCACAGGCGATCTCAATGACTCAATTCAGTTTATTATCACAAATTTTGTGGAAATGAACAAGCTTTGGGTCAGACTGCAACATCAAGGACATTCTTCTGAGCGCAATAAGAGAACTATGGAGCGCAAAGAGCTTCAGATTTTGGTGGG from Ogataea parapolymorpha DL-1 chromosome VI, whole genome shotgun sequence encodes:
- a CDS encoding peptide methionine sulfoxide reductase codes for the protein MSAISKTLKTTPSSQVLSVAAGCFWGVEYLYKKHFKDQIIDTKVGYANGTASNPDYKLVCTGSTNHAETLQVSFEPSKVSYRTLVDFFFVMHDPTTVDAQGPDIGTQYRSAIFTHSEEQEKIAKEALEYAQKKWYPNDKIVTKIEPIKTFWDAEEYHQQYLIKNPERHLCPTHFIRTTPK